The sequence below is a genomic window from Salicibibacter cibarius.
GTATGCCTTCCGCTTTATTTAATATCGAGTGGATCATTGTGTTTGGCTGGTCATTGTTAGGGTTGGTATTTTACCTTAATTTTTTGAGGCAAAAAGGATGATAAAAATGACATACTTAAGAAAACAAATTAAAGCAAAGATCGATGAACAGTGGGAAGAACAGATAAAGTTTCTGCAAACGATTGGAAGATTTAAAAGCACATTAGGGAATGAAGGTTCTTTACAAAATTACCTCGCTGATTATTTTCAAAATGAAATGCAATTGAGTACAGAAAAAATTATCCCGGATATCAAGGAAATGTCCAAACATCAGGGATTTTCTCCAGTGGAATGGGGTTACGCAGGACGTCCAGTAGTGGTAGGAACATGGTCGTCAGCCGGGGAGAAAAAGGGAAAAAGTCTGATTTTACAAAGCCATATTGATGTTGTCCCCGAGGGACCACATGAAGATTGGCGTTATGATCCATGGGGAACGACCATCGAGGGTGATCGGATGTATGGGCGGGGCATCCAGGATATGAAGTCAGGGATGGCGGCGATGGTATTTGCTGTACGGGCATTGCAATCGCTAGGCATCCAACCGCAAGCAAATATTTATCTGGAAAGCGTGCTGGAAGAAGAAATTACAGGAAATGGAGCCCTTGCAACATTACTCGCCGGATATAAAGCCGATGCTGCCTTAATTCCCGAGCCTCTCGGTCAACAAGGATTAATTGGCCAAGTAGGTGTCGTTTGGATGCGTGTGCGCGTGAAAGGAGCAGCTGCTCATGTGGAGCGAGCATCATCAGCGGTTAGCGCGATAGAAAAAGCCTATGTGCTGATACAGGCAATTCAAGAGTATCGCACTTATACAAACGAACGCCCGAGACATTCATATTTTAAAGACCATCCTCATCCTCTAAATGTAAACGTAGGGAAAATTGACGGGGGTGATTGGACATCAAGCGTGGCGTCCGATTGTACTTTTGAGGTCAGAGTAGGCTTCTACCCCGGGGAAGATCCGCAAACGATCAAGGATGAAGTAAGCCAATGGTTAATGAATGCAGCCGCGAAAGATGAATGGTTAAAAGAAGAGCCGCCTGAAATTACGTATTATGGTTTTCATGCCGATGGGGTCGCTCTTGAAAAAGATTTAGACGTGTTTAAAACCCTCG
It includes:
- a CDS encoding ArgE/DapE family deacylase — translated: MTYLRKQIKAKIDEQWEEQIKFLQTIGRFKSTLGNEGSLQNYLADYFQNEMQLSTEKIIPDIKEMSKHQGFSPVEWGYAGRPVVVGTWSSAGEKKGKSLILQSHIDVVPEGPHEDWRYDPWGTTIEGDRMYGRGIQDMKSGMAAMVFAVRALQSLGIQPQANIYLESVLEEEITGNGALATLLAGYKADAALIPEPLGQQGLIGQVGVVWMRVRVKGAAAHVERASSAVSAIEKAYVLIQAIQEYRTYTNERPRHSYFKDHPHPLNVNVGKIDGGDWTSSVASDCTFEVRVGFYPGEDPQTIKDEVSQWLMNAAAKDEWLKEEPPEITYYGFHADGVALEKDLDVFKTLGKAHRHVTGEEMQYSTTTATTDVRFYSVYDDIPATCYGPDGENMHGPNEWVDLPSIKRVTETYANFILDWCKARKD